A section of the Microbacterium sp. MM2322 genome encodes:
- a CDS encoding SCO4848 family membrane protein: MLPLLVTLLILNAVFNVLVWPTFFRRVSRDARAHDEQGRPTRFLIVHAVLIAMALALAAASLIAGILAATGVGS, translated from the coding sequence GTGCTCCCCCTTCTCGTCACTCTCCTGATCCTCAACGCCGTCTTCAACGTTCTCGTGTGGCCGACCTTCTTCCGCCGCGTCTCGCGTGACGCCCGCGCGCACGACGAGCAGGGCCGCCCGACGAGGTTCCTCATCGTCCACGCGGTGTTGATCGCCATGGCGCTCGCCCTCGCCGCGGCATCCCTCATCGCCGGAATCCTCGCGGCAACCGGCGTCGGAAGCTGA
- a CDS encoding cation diffusion facilitator family transporter, producing MHDHAPTGIRSGHPRRLLAVSLGITATVLVVQVIGALLTGSLALLADAGHMLTDSSGLVIALIAASVAARPADERQTYGYQRAEVLGALLNAVILIALCVWIGVEAVGRLVAPGEAEVQGVPMLVVALIGLVANGVSMYLLSAAQRSSINVRGAYLEVLGDLIGSAVVLVAAVVIWVTGWMPADAVASLLIAVLIVPRAITLLREVFAVLGERAPAGTKVADIRAHILGTDGVVDVHDVHVWQLTRGAPVFTAHVVVSPELFADDQAGGLLSQLQTCLARHFDVEHSTFQLEPAGHVEHDAHA from the coding sequence ATGCACGACCACGCGCCCACCGGCATCCGCTCCGGTCATCCGCGTCGCCTCCTCGCCGTCTCGCTGGGGATCACGGCGACGGTGCTCGTGGTGCAGGTGATCGGCGCTCTGCTGACCGGGTCGCTCGCCCTCTTGGCGGACGCCGGGCACATGCTCACCGACAGCTCCGGGCTCGTCATCGCCCTGATCGCGGCGTCGGTCGCGGCACGGCCGGCCGACGAACGCCAGACCTACGGGTATCAGCGTGCCGAGGTCCTCGGCGCGCTTCTGAATGCGGTGATCCTGATCGCACTGTGCGTGTGGATCGGCGTCGAAGCGGTCGGCCGCCTCGTCGCGCCCGGCGAAGCGGAGGTTCAGGGCGTCCCGATGCTCGTCGTCGCCCTTATCGGACTCGTCGCCAACGGGGTGTCGATGTACCTCCTGAGCGCCGCGCAGCGCTCGAGCATCAACGTCCGCGGGGCGTACCTCGAGGTGCTGGGCGACCTGATCGGCTCTGCGGTCGTCCTCGTCGCCGCCGTCGTCATCTGGGTCACCGGCTGGATGCCGGCTGACGCCGTGGCCTCGCTGCTCATCGCCGTGCTGATCGTGCCTCGCGCGATCACCCTGCTGCGCGAGGTGTTCGCCGTTCTGGGGGAGCGGGCTCCCGCCGGAACGAAGGTCGCCGACATCCGTGCGCACATCCTCGGGACCGACGGCGTGGTGGATGTCCACGATGTCCACGTGTGGCAGCTGACGCGTGGCGCCCCCGTCTTCACTGCCCACGTCGTCGTTTCGCCGGAGCTGTTCGCGGACGACCAGGCGGGCGGGCTGCTCTCGCAGCTGCAGACGTGCCTCGCACGCCACTTCGACGTCGAGCATTCCACCTTCCAGCTCGAGCCGGCAGGTCATGTCGAGCACGACGCCCACGCATGA
- the murI gene encoding glutamate racemase — protein MTDAPIGIFDSGVGGLTVARAVSQLLPRESIVYIGDTAHSPYGPKPIADVRRYGLEVLDSLVDQGVKMLVIACNTASAALLRDARERYDVPVVEVIGPAVRTAISTTRNGRIGVIGTAGTIGSGVYQDMLGVNERLSVFAQACPRFVDFVEAGVTDTSDVLRVAEEYLAPLRHAGVDTVVLGCTHYPFLEGAISYVMGPDVSLVSSDTETAKDVYRQLVSRDLLAGHDTTPTHVYEATGDSADDFLRLADRLMGRGVRAVRLVQTGAIDLPKENS, from the coding sequence GTGACGGATGCACCGATCGGGATCTTCGACTCCGGAGTCGGTGGGCTCACCGTGGCCCGTGCGGTGTCTCAGCTGTTGCCGCGGGAATCGATCGTCTACATCGGCGACACCGCCCATTCCCCGTACGGTCCGAAGCCGATAGCGGACGTTCGTCGCTACGGACTCGAGGTCCTCGACTCGCTCGTCGATCAGGGCGTCAAGATGCTCGTGATCGCGTGCAACACCGCGTCAGCGGCGCTCCTGCGCGATGCGAGAGAGCGGTACGACGTCCCCGTCGTCGAGGTCATCGGTCCCGCCGTTCGCACCGCGATCTCGACGACGCGCAATGGCCGTATCGGCGTGATCGGAACGGCGGGGACGATCGGATCGGGCGTCTACCAGGACATGCTCGGCGTGAACGAGCGTCTCAGCGTCTTCGCCCAGGCGTGCCCGCGCTTCGTCGACTTCGTCGAGGCAGGTGTCACCGACACGTCCGATGTGCTTCGCGTTGCGGAGGAGTACCTCGCGCCTCTGCGCCACGCAGGGGTCGACACGGTGGTCCTCGGCTGCACGCACTACCCGTTCCTCGAGGGGGCCATCAGCTACGTGATGGGCCCCGACGTGTCGCTCGTCTCGAGCGACACCGAGACGGCGAAGGACGTCTACCGTCAGCTCGTCTCGCGCGACCTGCTCGCGGGCCACGACACCACCCCCACCCACGTCTACGAGGCGACCGGCGATTCCGCCGACGACTTCCTGCGACTCGCCGACCGGCTGATGGGGCGCGGCGTTCGCGCCGTCCGCCTCGTCCAGACCGGCGCGATCGACCTACCGAAGGAGAACTCATGA
- the rph gene encoding ribonuclease PH → MTEITRADGRSVDQLRPVTIERGWSAHAEGSALISFGGTKVLCTASFTNGVPRWLTGKGKGWVTAEYAMLPRATNSRNDRESIKGKVGGRTHEISRLIGRALRAVVDMKALGENTIVIDCDVLQADGGTRTAAITGAYVALADAIEWGRAKGFVGKNAKALHDSVAAVSVGIIDGEPMLDLAYVEDVRAETDMNVVVTGRGLFVEVQGTAEGAPFDKRELDALLELGVNGCSDLRAAQLAALAEDRA, encoded by the coding sequence ATGACCGAGATCACCCGTGCCGACGGCCGTTCCGTCGACCAGCTGCGCCCCGTGACCATCGAACGCGGCTGGAGCGCCCACGCAGAAGGGTCGGCCCTGATCTCGTTCGGCGGCACGAAGGTGCTGTGCACGGCATCCTTCACCAACGGCGTGCCGCGCTGGCTGACGGGCAAGGGCAAAGGGTGGGTGACCGCTGAGTACGCGATGCTGCCGCGCGCGACGAACTCGCGCAACGACCGCGAGTCGATCAAGGGCAAGGTCGGCGGCCGCACGCACGAGATCTCGCGTCTCATCGGCCGGGCGCTCCGCGCCGTCGTCGACATGAAGGCGCTGGGGGAGAACACCATCGTCATCGACTGCGATGTGCTGCAGGCCGATGGTGGGACCCGCACCGCCGCGATCACCGGCGCGTACGTCGCCCTGGCGGACGCGATCGAGTGGGGACGGGCGAAGGGCTTCGTCGGCAAGAATGCGAAGGCGCTCCACGACTCCGTCGCCGCCGTTTCCGTCGGGATCATCGACGGTGAGCCCATGCTCGACCTTGCCTACGTCGAGGACGTTCGCGCCGAAACCGACATGAACGTCGTCGTCACCGGTCGCGGTCTGTTCGTCGAGGTGCAGGGCACCGCCGAGGGTGCGCCGTTCGACAAGCGCGAACTCGACGCCCTGCTCGAGCTGGGCGTGAACGGATGCAGCGACCTTCGCGCGGCGCAGCTCGCCGCGCTCGCTGAGGACCGCGCGTGA
- a CDS encoding DUF3039 domain-containing protein encodes MSTPIDSPDQGGLATLDRELEELIREESVEPGDHERFSHYVKKDKILESALSGKPVRALCGKKWTPGRDPEKFPVCPTCKEIYASLTS; translated from the coding sequence ATGAGCACGCCGATCGACAGCCCTGATCAGGGCGGCCTCGCCACACTCGACCGTGAGCTCGAGGAGCTCATCCGCGAGGAGTCCGTCGAACCGGGCGACCATGAGCGGTTCTCGCACTACGTCAAGAAAGACAAGATCCTCGAGTCTGCCCTCTCCGGCAAACCGGTGCGCGCGCTCTGCGGCAAGAAGTGGACGCCCGGTCGCGACCCCGAGAAGTTCCCCGTCTGCCCGACCTGCAAAGAGATCTACGCCTCACTGACCTCGTAG
- the rdgB gene encoding RdgB/HAM1 family non-canonical purine NTP pyrophosphatase produces the protein MTKSRIVLATHNAHKVEEFGAIVAATRPDLEVVGYDGPEPVEDGVTFAQNALIKARAAARYTGLPAMADDSGISVDVLGGSPGVFSAYWAGHKKDGVANYELLLDQLADIADPHRTAQFVSTIALVIPGGDEHVVEGVWPGRLATAPAGSGGFGYDPVFLPDDADGRTAAELAPAEKNATSHRARAFESLGPLLAAL, from the coding sequence GTGACGAAGAGCCGCATCGTCCTCGCAACCCACAACGCGCACAAGGTCGAGGAGTTCGGCGCGATCGTGGCCGCGACCCGGCCCGACCTCGAGGTCGTCGGCTACGACGGTCCCGAGCCCGTCGAGGACGGCGTGACGTTCGCTCAGAATGCGCTGATCAAAGCCCGTGCCGCGGCTCGGTACACGGGGCTCCCCGCAATGGCCGACGATTCGGGCATCAGCGTGGACGTGCTCGGCGGCTCGCCGGGTGTGTTCTCCGCATACTGGGCAGGACACAAGAAGGACGGGGTCGCGAACTACGAGCTGCTCCTGGACCAGCTCGCGGACATCGCCGACCCGCATCGCACCGCCCAGTTCGTGTCGACGATCGCCCTCGTCATCCCTGGCGGCGACGAGCACGTCGTCGAGGGTGTGTGGCCGGGCCGTCTCGCGACGGCACCCGCCGGCTCGGGCGGCTTCGGTTACGACCCGGTCTTCCTTCCTGACGACGCCGATGGACGCACGGCCGCGGAGCTCGCGCCGGCGGAGAAGAACGCGACCTCGCACCGCGCGCGGGCGTTCGAGTCGCTGGGACCGTTGCTCGCTGCCCTCTGA
- a CDS encoding phosphocholine cytidylyltransferase family protein has protein sequence MTKIVILAAGMGSRLGRSLPKPLTTLNDGRSIMGQQHDNIHAAFGPSARITTVVGYRAETIVEAFPDVDYVYNDRYDQTNTSKSLLRALKATGKSGVLWMNGDVVFDPRVLGRALALIEADQSFVTVNTSKVSDEEVKYTVDGDGNIAELSKTVVGGLGEAVGINYISRADKPALIAQLGHVDNQDYFERGLELAVAENGVKLRPLDISDLYAVEVDFAEDLDRANLYV, from the coding sequence GTGACCAAGATTGTCATCCTCGCAGCCGGTATGGGCTCGCGCCTTGGCCGCAGTCTGCCCAAACCGCTGACCACGCTGAACGATGGCCGCAGCATCATGGGCCAGCAGCACGACAACATCCACGCTGCTTTCGGGCCGAGCGCCCGCATCACCACCGTTGTCGGCTACCGCGCCGAGACCATCGTCGAGGCGTTCCCCGACGTCGACTACGTCTACAACGACCGGTACGACCAGACGAACACGTCCAAGAGCCTGCTGCGCGCCCTGAAGGCGACCGGCAAATCGGGCGTGCTGTGGATGAACGGCGACGTCGTCTTCGATCCCCGCGTGCTCGGGCGTGCCCTCGCCCTCATCGAGGCCGACCAGTCCTTCGTCACGGTGAACACGTCGAAGGTGAGTGACGAAGAGGTGAAGTACACCGTCGATGGCGACGGCAACATCGCTGAACTGTCCAAGACTGTCGTCGGCGGGCTCGGCGAGGCGGTGGGCATCAACTACATCTCGCGCGCCGACAAGCCTGCGCTCATCGCTCAGCTCGGTCACGTCGACAACCAGGACTACTTCGAGCGCGGCCTCGAACTCGCGGTCGCCGAGAACGGTGTGAAACTCCGCCCGCTCGACATCTCCGACCTGTACGCCGTCGAAGTGGACTTCGCGGAAGACCTCGACCGGGCGAACCTCTACGTCTGA
- a CDS encoding nicotinate phosphoribosyltransferase: protein MGMSTALLTDRYELTMLDAALRDGTANRRCVFELFGRRLPGGRRFGVVAGTGRLLTELADFRFDEAELAFLRDNAIVSPKTVSYLENYRFTGTISGYREGELYFPGSPILTVEGSFAEAVILETLALSILNHDSAVATAAARMSIAAGDRPLAEMGSRRAAERSAVAAARASYIAGFSATSNLEAGRTWGIPTMGTAAHAWTLLHDSEEDAFRSQIEALGTSTTLLIDTYDIRQGVETAIRVAGTDLGGVRLDSGDLPTVAASVRQQLDELGATKTKITVTSDLDEFAIAALAASPVDAYGVGTSVVTGSGTPTAGMVYKLVARQGADGGWVSVAKASTSKASVGGRKAAFRRRSDGVATAELIAIADGFDELDAPSAHPDARPLQAVLVHDGEPDAAYLGADGVAAARAHHLRVREELPVMALALSRADPALETIYEVSEA, encoded by the coding sequence ATGGGCATGTCCACGGCGCTGCTGACCGATCGTTACGAGCTCACGATGCTGGATGCCGCCTTGCGCGATGGCACCGCGAACCGCCGTTGCGTGTTCGAACTCTTCGGACGACGTCTGCCCGGTGGGCGCCGGTTCGGTGTCGTCGCCGGAACAGGACGCCTGTTGACGGAGCTCGCGGACTTCCGATTCGACGAAGCGGAACTCGCGTTCCTCCGAGACAACGCGATCGTGAGCCCCAAGACGGTGAGTTATCTCGAGAACTACCGATTCACCGGCACGATCAGCGGGTACCGCGAGGGTGAGCTGTACTTCCCCGGTTCCCCGATCCTGACGGTCGAGGGCTCGTTCGCCGAGGCCGTCATCCTCGAGACCCTCGCCCTCAGCATCCTCAACCACGACTCTGCCGTCGCGACCGCGGCCGCCCGCATGAGCATCGCCGCCGGTGACCGTCCGCTCGCCGAGATGGGATCGCGTCGGGCCGCGGAGCGATCCGCCGTCGCCGCTGCCCGCGCCTCGTACATCGCCGGATTCTCCGCGACCAGCAATCTCGAGGCCGGTCGCACCTGGGGCATCCCGACCATGGGCACCGCCGCGCACGCCTGGACACTCCTCCACGACTCCGAGGAGGACGCCTTCCGCAGCCAGATCGAGGCCCTCGGCACGTCGACGACCCTCCTCATCGACACCTACGACATCCGCCAGGGCGTCGAGACGGCGATCCGCGTCGCCGGCACCGACCTGGGCGGCGTACGCCTGGATTCGGGCGACCTTCCCACCGTCGCAGCCTCCGTGCGGCAGCAGCTCGATGAGCTCGGCGCAACGAAGACGAAGATCACCGTGACGAGCGATCTCGACGAGTTCGCGATCGCGGCGCTCGCGGCATCCCCCGTCGACGCCTACGGCGTGGGGACCTCGGTCGTCACCGGGTCGGGGACGCCGACGGCGGGCATGGTCTACAAGCTCGTCGCCCGCCAAGGAGCGGACGGCGGCTGGGTCTCCGTCGCGAAGGCCTCAACTTCGAAGGCGTCCGTGGGCGGTCGTAAGGCGGCCTTCCGCCGTCGCTCCGACGGAGTCGCGACGGCGGAACTCATCGCCATCGCCGATGGCTTCGACGAACTCGACGCCCCGTCCGCGCACCCGGATGCGCGTCCGTTGCAGGCCGTTCTCGTCCACGACGGCGAACCGGATGCCGCCTACCTCGGCGCCGACGGCGTCGCTGCTGCCCGGGCCCACCACTTGCGGGTGCGTGAGGAGCTGCCGGTGATGGCGCTCGCGCTCAGCCGTGCCGACCCGGCGCTGGAGACGATCTACGAGGTCAGTGAGGCGTAG
- a CDS encoding acyltransferase has product MVTTPPKQPPGRIQSLDGLRGVAALVVLLHHWLLIAEPLLEGTVSWAVISESPVKLLTAGNEAVLVFFVLSGLVVVLPVFRENFSWMGFLSARIVRLYGPVIASLALSALLIFLVPRDRSTMPAGSWMAETHAESVSVGSFFAQASLVPRQYPLNNPLWSLHWELLYSIVLPLATALALLVRRHALIAVIVCCALSVAGRIFEQSELLYFPVFIIGTIMAARMPDLLAWVERPRARWFMPLFTLLSVGMLIASWLARPIVPSGTDLSTVLWAFAAPGAAGIVLVALAWGPAIRLFETRPIQWLGKISFSLYLVHVPVLATLAFAFGSEAWALVGVLGIPISLLVAWGFYEGVEARMHTAARRVHRAVAARARRRAGEVAP; this is encoded by the coding sequence GTGGTCACGACTCCCCCGAAGCAGCCGCCCGGCCGTATCCAAAGCCTGGACGGCCTGCGCGGAGTAGCCGCACTCGTCGTCCTGCTGCACCACTGGCTGCTGATCGCTGAGCCGCTTCTGGAAGGAACGGTGAGCTGGGCGGTGATCTCCGAGTCACCGGTCAAACTCCTCACCGCCGGTAACGAAGCGGTCCTCGTCTTCTTCGTCCTGTCGGGACTCGTCGTCGTCCTCCCGGTCTTCCGCGAGAACTTCTCCTGGATGGGGTTCCTCTCGGCCCGCATCGTCCGCCTCTACGGCCCGGTGATCGCCTCCCTGGCGCTGAGCGCCCTGTTGATCTTCCTCGTCCCGCGCGATCGGTCGACGATGCCGGCCGGCTCATGGATGGCGGAGACCCACGCGGAGAGCGTGTCCGTGGGATCCTTCTTCGCTCAGGCGTCGCTCGTGCCGCGACAGTACCCCCTCAACAACCCGCTCTGGTCACTGCACTGGGAGCTCCTCTACTCCATCGTGCTGCCGCTCGCGACGGCTCTCGCTCTCCTCGTCCGGCGTCACGCGCTGATCGCTGTGATCGTCTGCTGCGCGCTGAGCGTCGCGGGCCGTATTTTCGAGCAGAGCGAGCTGCTCTACTTCCCCGTCTTCATCATCGGAACGATCATGGCGGCGCGCATGCCCGACCTCCTGGCCTGGGTGGAGCGCCCGCGCGCACGCTGGTTCATGCCGCTGTTCACGCTGCTGAGCGTCGGGATGCTGATCGCCAGCTGGCTCGCACGACCGATCGTCCCTAGTGGTACCGACCTCAGCACGGTGCTCTGGGCGTTCGCGGCGCCCGGCGCTGCGGGCATCGTGCTCGTCGCCCTCGCCTGGGGACCCGCGATCCGGCTGTTCGAAACCCGACCCATCCAATGGCTCGGAAAGATCTCCTTCAGCCTCTACCTCGTCCACGTGCCCGTGCTGGCGACACTGGCGTTCGCCTTCGGCTCCGAAGCGTGGGCACTCGTCGGGGTGCTCGGCATCCCGATCAGCCTCCTCGTGGCCTGGGGGTTCTATGAGGGAGTCGAAGCTAGAATGCACACAGCGGCGCGACGCGTCCACCGAGCTGTTGCGGCGCGAGCGCGTCGCCGGGCCGGGGAAGTCGCGCCCTGA
- a CDS encoding ABC transporter ATP-binding protein, which produces MTDAEAETETQPSLEAEDEAAPLTEAETELESDGDSDVAPGIDFETAGDAGIEAAGQDETESGAQQEPDVAVRSDSPTEVLSKDSSLEAADDRQSAVAAGSVDAPATAVLPVADSEAASAASTPALRMSNVSKSFARTRAVDAVNLEIPTGTFFGIVGPNGAGKTTTLSMIAGLLRPDAGTIEVGGVDLRRDPRAAKALMGVLPDRLRTFDRLTGRQLLHYYGVLRGLRAAVVAERTEDLARAFDLTAALARPVSDYSAGMTKKIMLAGAMIHAPRLLVLDEPFEAVDPVSSEVILDILSAYVARGGTVVLSSHGMELVERVCEGVAVIVAGQVLAQGAVDDVRGDHTLAERFVQLTGGLSDVEGLEWLHTYSD; this is translated from the coding sequence GTGACTGACGCTGAGGCTGAGACCGAAACGCAGCCGTCTCTCGAGGCTGAAGACGAGGCCGCACCGCTGACTGAGGCGGAAACCGAGCTTGAGTCCGACGGCGATTCCGATGTCGCTCCTGGAATTGATTTCGAGACAGCGGGGGACGCCGGTATCGAGGCTGCAGGACAGGACGAGACGGAGTCAGGCGCGCAGCAGGAGCCCGACGTTGCGGTCAGATCCGACTCTCCCACTGAGGTGCTGTCGAAAGACTCGTCGCTTGAGGCTGCGGACGATCGTCAGTCGGCTGTCGCGGCAGGCAGCGTTGACGCGCCGGCGACCGCCGTCCTCCCCGTCGCCGATTCCGAGGCGGCGAGTGCGGCTTCGACGCCCGCCCTGCGGATGTCGAATGTCTCGAAGTCCTTTGCACGCACGCGCGCCGTCGATGCGGTGAATCTGGAGATCCCCACGGGAACGTTCTTCGGCATCGTCGGACCCAACGGCGCGGGCAAGACGACGACGCTGTCGATGATCGCCGGACTCCTCCGACCCGATGCGGGGACGATCGAGGTCGGTGGCGTCGACCTGCGCCGCGATCCGCGCGCAGCCAAGGCCCTGATGGGGGTGCTCCCTGACCGGCTCCGCACCTTCGACCGTCTCACCGGACGACAGCTTTTGCACTACTACGGTGTCCTCCGAGGTCTTCGCGCTGCCGTCGTGGCCGAGCGCACCGAGGACCTCGCTCGCGCGTTCGATCTGACCGCAGCGCTCGCGCGCCCCGTGTCGGACTACTCCGCAGGCATGACGAAGAAGATCATGCTCGCGGGCGCGATGATCCACGCGCCCCGGTTGCTCGTCCTCGACGAGCCGTTCGAAGCCGTCGATCCTGTCTCGAGCGAGGTGATCCTCGACATCCTCTCGGCGTACGTCGCTCGCGGAGGAACGGTCGTCCTGTCGAGCCATGGCATGGAGCTGGTGGAGCGCGTCTGCGAAGGCGTCGCCGTCATCGTCGCGGGACAGGTCCTCGCCCAGGGCGCGGTCGACGACGTGCGCGGCGATCACACCTTGGCGGAACGATTCGTCCAGCTCACTGGCGGCCTCAGCGATGTGGAAGGCCTGGAGTGGTTGCACACGTACTCCGACTGA